One region of Fragaria vesca subsp. vesca linkage group LG4, FraVesHawaii_1.0, whole genome shotgun sequence genomic DNA includes:
- the LOC101293480 gene encoding probable ribose-5-phosphate isomerase-like translates to MEGAILVSAPSSPPSSASIPSVILSQDELKKIAAYKAVEYVESGMVLGLGTGSTAKHAVDRIGDLLRQGKLHNIVGIPTSKKTHEQAVSVGIPLADLDSHPVIDLAIDGADEVDPHLNLVKGRGGSLLREKMVEGACRKFVVIVDESKLVKHLGGSGLAMPVEVVPFCWKFTARRLQSLFEEAGCVAKLRTCSGAKGEAYVTDNGNYIVDLYFEEAIGDLKAASDAILQLAGVVEHGMFLDMATTVIVAGELGITVKNK, encoded by the coding sequence ATGGAAGGTGCAATCTTGGTGTCTGCTCCGTCCTCTCCTCCCTCCTCAGCTTCTATCCCCTCCGTGATTCTGTCCCAAGATGAATTGAAGAAAATCGCCGCCTACAAGGCCGTGGAATACGTCGAGTCCGGCATGGTTCTCGGCCTCGGCACCGGCTCCACGGCCAAGCACGCCGTCGACCGAATCGGCGACCTCCTCCGCCAGGGGAAGCTCCACAACATTGTGGGCATACCCACCTCCAAGAAGACCCACGAGCAAGCTGTCTCCGTCGGAATCCCTCTCGCCGATCTCGACTCCCATCCTGTCATTGATCTCGCCATCGACGGCGCCGACGAGGTGGACCCCCACCTGAACCTGGTCAAGGGCCGAGGCGGGTCGCTGCTGAGAGAGAAGATGGTGGAGGGAGCGTGCCGGAAATTCGTGGTGATTGTTGACGAGTCGAAGCTTGTGAAGCATTTGGGGGGTAGCGGGCTGGCTATGCCGGTGGAGGTTGTGCCGTTTTGCTGGAAGTTTACGGCCAGGAGGCTGCAGAGCTTGTTTGAGGAGGCGGGTTGTGTTGCGAAGCTGAGGACTTGTTCGGGGGCGAAGGGTGAGGCTTATGTGACAGACAATGGGAACTACATTGTGGATTTGTATTTCGAGGAAGCCATTGGGGATTTGAAGGCGGCGAGCGATGCGATTTTGCAGCTTGCTGGTGTTGTGGAGCATGGGATGTTTCTGGATATGGCGACTACTGTGATTGTTGCAGGGGAGCTTGGGATAACGGTGAAGAATAAGTAG
- the LOC101293773 gene encoding uncharacterized transporter C5D6.04-like, whose translation MSRYLVELVQNNLESTGDVMSAITPLMKLLSLTVIGLVLGYPKFQMIPRATFKLLSKLVFALFLPCLIFTELGESITLENFVQWWFIPVNVLVSTLIGCFLGYLVVIVCRPPPELNRFTIIMTAFGNTGNLPLALVGSVCHTEKNPFGPHCHSRGVAYVSFAQWVAVILVYTFVYHMMEPPLEYYEVVEEGAEIEESRENRSTDLSRPLLVEAEWPGIEEKETEHSKTAFIAGVFNSISNVSQNGIPDGDLSAESGGNSPRSIRCLAEPRVVRRIRTVAEQTPIQHILQPPTIASLMAIIIGTVPQLKAVVFGHDAPLSFLTDSLEILAGAMVPSVMLILGGMLAEGPNDSKLGIRTTIGISVARLLVLPLVGIGIVALADKLDFLVDGDAMYRFVLLLQYTTPSAILLGAIARLRGYAVSEASALLFWQHVFALFSLSLYIVIYFKLIAYL comes from the coding sequence ATGTCTCGGTATCTTGTTGAATTGGTTCAAAATAATTTGGAATCCACTGGGGATGTGATGAGTGCGATAACGCCTTTGATGAAACTCTTGTCCCTTACAGTTATTGGACTGGTTCTCGGTTACCCAAAATTTCAAATGATACCAAGAGCAACGTTTAAGCTCCTCAGCAAGCTTGTTTTCGCCTTGTTCTTGCCCTGTCTAATCTTTACCGAACTAGGCGAGTCGATTACGCTTGAAAACTTTGTTCAGTGGTGGTTTATCCCAGTTAATGTGTTGGTGAGTACACTCATTGGTTGCTTCCTTGGGTACTTGGTGGTGATTGTATGTCGTCCGCCTCCAGAGTTGAACAGATTTACTATTATCATGACTGCATTTGGGAATACAGGAAATCTCCCGCTTGCTTTGGTTGGATCTGTTTGTCATACTGAGAAAAATCCATTTGGACCTCATTGTCACTCAAGAGGGGTGGCTTATGTCTCTTTTGCCCAATGGGTTGCTGTGATTCTTGTTTATACATTTGTGTATCATATGATGGAACCACCATTGGAGTATTATGAGGTTGTTGAGGAAGGGGCTGAAATTGAGGAGTCGAGAGAGAACAGAAGTACCGACCTCAGTAGGCCTTTACTAGTGGAAGCTGAATGGCCTGGTATTGAAGAAAAGGAAACTGAGCATTCCAAGACAGCCTTTATTGCTGGTGTTTTCAACAGCATCTCAAATGTTTCACAGAATGGTATACCAGATGGTGATCTCTCTGCAGAAAGTGGTGGAAACAGTCCTAGGTCCATTAGGTGTTTGGCTGAACCAAGGGTGGTTAGGAGGATCAGAACTGTTGCTGAACAAACTCCAATACAGCACATACTTCAACCACCAACGATTGCTTCACTGATGGCTATCATTATTGGGACCGTGCCTCAGTTGAAAGCTGTTGTCTTCGGACATGATGCTCCACTATCCTTCCTCACAGATAGTTTAGAGATTTTAGCTGGTGCTATGGTGCCTTCTGTGATGCTTATTCTTGGGGGTATGCTTGCAGAGGGACCAAATGATTCTAAACTTGGCATTCGAACTACAATTGGTATATCTGTGGCAAGGCTCTTAGTGCTTCCTCTGGTGGGAATTGGTATTGTGGCATTGGCCGATAAGCTCGATTTTCTGGTTGATGGTGACGCAATGTATAGGTTTGTACTTTTACTGCAGTACACAACCCCAAGCGCAATTCTATTGGGAGCAATTGCCAGATTGAGGGGATATGCAGTTAGTGAGGCTTCAGCACTTCTATTCTGGCAGCATGTGTTTGCTCTCTTCTCCCTTTCCTTGTATATTGTTATCTACTTTAAACTAATAGCATACCTGTGA